The Calditrichota bacterium genome includes a window with the following:
- a CDS encoding serine hydrolase, with translation MKIINIILFFCSIVTAQLPVNSVVLDTLIERMFTDTEYVGFSVIISNSDSIVYVNNSGVSDIKSQKQINHKSDVFRIASISKLFTTIAVLQQVEKGLLNLDEDINKYLDFSIPNKIGRPITLKHLLTHTAGFEDKTRGTYTTSIEQLQPLNLYLKEKMPDKIYPAGEITLYSNYSFALAGYIVERVSNEKFFDYITKFILQPLGMNESFVYEEDTFQDRIMPSYTKKADGSFEKFNTILYRNLSPAGMINATPYDMSRLMQLLLRNKELLNQNILSTNSIKNLLTIHHRYSPQVQGYGLSMYEKKIGDLKSMNIGGQLPSFSSQMSIINDSIGIYVCANTSMNRPLISLIDSLAFKLTTNSLTDTIGYKKIANPERYAGSYRWNRYNRKDLDYLRGLYANTKVLYYNDDGFFKFYGSPDKWIYQTEKQFREKNSGKYILFDINPDGSVKGIKGNLILDMPVYLERFKFIETGKILDNTIGYMLIIFFALPILWGIVLIIKKIRKTVHRYDKTFASKTISVLISGLFFLHLLLFRNILANYIDFVTDETSATIIIYHLSIIMLILLSLQFYVMIRDMLKKNISLFDRITFGILMFTGITYYLLMTKYNLFWFSL, from the coding sequence GTGAAAATTATAAACATTATTTTATTTTTCTGTTCGATTGTAACGGCACAGCTTCCGGTAAATTCCGTAGTTCTGGATACTCTAATTGAGCGAATGTTTACAGATACTGAATATGTTGGCTTTTCTGTAATAATCTCAAATTCTGATTCAATTGTTTATGTAAACAATTCGGGTGTATCAGATATAAAATCCCAAAAACAAATAAATCATAAAAGCGATGTATTTCGGATAGCTTCTATTTCAAAACTGTTCACGACTATTGCGGTTTTGCAGCAGGTTGAAAAGGGGCTTTTAAATCTGGATGAGGATATTAACAAATATCTTGATTTTAGTATCCCAAACAAGATTGGAAGACCAATAACTTTAAAACACCTGCTAACACACACCGCCGGTTTTGAAGATAAAACGCGTGGGACCTATACCACCTCCATTGAACAGCTTCAGCCATTAAATTTATATTTAAAAGAAAAAATGCCGGATAAAATCTATCCTGCCGGCGAAATTACCCTTTACAGCAATTATAGTTTTGCCCTTGCCGGTTATATTGTCGAACGCGTCTCAAATGAAAAATTCTTTGACTACATAACAAAATTCATTCTGCAACCGCTTGGTATGAACGAATCATTTGTGTATGAAGAAGATACATTTCAAGATAGGATCATGCCCTCGTACACAAAGAAAGCAGACGGTAGTTTTGAAAAATTTAATACCATTTTGTATCGCAACCTTTCCCCTGCCGGAATGATTAATGCCACTCCTTATGATATGAGCCGCTTAATGCAGCTTTTGTTAAGAAATAAAGAACTTTTAAATCAAAACATTTTATCCACGAACTCAATTAAGAACCTGCTGACGATCCACCATCGTTATTCTCCACAAGTTCAGGGATATGGGTTATCTATGTATGAGAAAAAGATAGGTGATCTGAAATCAATGAATATTGGTGGGCAGCTTCCCTCTTTTTCAAGCCAGATGTCGATCATTAATGACTCCATTGGGATTTATGTTTGTGCCAATACATCAATGAACCGGCCACTTATTTCTCTAATTGATTCTCTAGCATTCAAACTAACAACTAATTCATTAACGGACACAATAGGCTACAAAAAGATCGCTAATCCTGAACGATATGCTGGCTCATACCGCTGGAACCGCTATAACAGGAAAGACCTCGACTATTTGCGCGGGCTGTATGCGAATACCAAAGTGCTTTACTATAATGACGATGGTTTTTTCAAATTTTATGGAAGCCCTGATAAATGGATATATCAGACTGAAAAACAATTCAGGGAAAAAAACTCGGGAAAATATATTTTGTTTGATATAAATCCTGATGGCAGTGTTAAAGGCATAAAAGGAAATTTGATTCTGGATATGCCGGTCTACCTGGAAAGATTCAAATTTATTGAAACAGGAAAAATTCTGGATAATACAATCGGCTATATGCTGATTATCTTTTTCGCTCTGCCAATATTATGGGGTATCGTGTTAATCATAAAAAAAATCCGGAAAACTGTGCATCGTTATGATAAAACCTTTGCAAGTAAAACCATATCCGTACTAATATCCGGGCTATTCTTTTTACATCTTTTATTGTTTAGAAATATCCTGGCAAATTATATAGATTTTGTTACAGACGAAACAAGTGCAACAATTATTATCTACCACCTTTCAATTATCATGTTAATTCTTTTATCCTTGCAATTTTATGTCATGATTAGAGATATGTTGAAAAAGAATATATCGTTATTTGACCGCATCACCTTTGGCATATTAATGTTCACCGGAATTACATATTACCTGTTAATGACTAAATATAACCTGTTTTGGTTTTCACTATAG
- a CDS encoding AraC family transcriptional regulator, which produces MANSLVFFTDIMTEIPHLLRIQTPLTFLYGPLLYFIILSYHQKNTFIKKDAIHLLPFLIIILSLIPIYLMSGNEKYGYLQTMINSGHIDSIIYGLLRRMHILFYLLMSLGVIKNIKTNRQTVIYIWISFLGIWLISMYRFIFDFDLSSVYLDMIYINCVVIYLAFVITADVKPKQSPKAEEKKELKIIMEKINSYLIENEGLKDNLLSISTLQKELKIADYKISRAINFNTGKHFFDYINQIRVNKAKEILKARPKMRIEDIAFEVGYNSISVFNTAFKKVVHMSPREFRKLSTSENR; this is translated from the coding sequence ATGGCAAACTCGCTGGTATTTTTCACCGATATAATGACCGAAATTCCCCATTTACTGAGAATTCAGACACCACTTACTTTTCTTTATGGTCCCCTACTCTATTTTATCATTTTATCGTATCATCAAAAAAACACCTTTATAAAAAAAGATGCCATCCACCTGCTGCCATTTCTAATTATTATCCTAAGTCTGATTCCTATCTACCTGATGTCGGGAAACGAAAAATATGGCTACTTGCAAACCATGATCAATTCCGGACATATAGATTCAATTATTTACGGATTATTGAGAAGGATGCATATACTTTTCTATCTGCTGATGTCGCTTGGAGTTATAAAAAATATCAAAACTAATCGTCAAACCGTTATTTATATCTGGATATCCTTTTTAGGGATTTGGCTCATTTCAATGTACCGTTTTATTTTTGACTTTGATTTAAGCTCAGTATACCTGGATATGATTTATATAAATTGTGTAGTAATATATCTTGCATTTGTTATCACCGCAGATGTTAAACCGAAACAATCACCAAAAGCTGAAGAGAAAAAAGAACTAAAAATCATTATGGAGAAAATCAATTCATATCTGATAGAGAATGAAGGTTTAAAAGATAATTTACTTTCCATTTCAACCCTGCAAAAAGAACTTAAAATTGCAGATTATAAAATCTCCCGCGCAATCAACTTCAATACAGGTAAACATTTTTTTGATTATATAAATCAAATTCGTGTAAATAAGGCCAAAGAGATACTTAAAGCCCGGCCAAAAATGCGAATTGAAGATATTGCTTTTGAAGTTGGCTATAACTCAATTTCTGTTTTCAATACAGCCTTTAAAAAAGTTGTTCATATGTCTCCAAGAGAATTCCGAAAACTATCGACTTCAGAAAATCGATAG
- a CDS encoding helix-turn-helix transcriptional regulator produces the protein MQKYIDSHINKPITLYNLAQTCGFSPWHASRVFKELIGKSPFEYIRALRITKAALKLRDEDVKVIDVAFDFVFDTHEGFTRAFSNQFGINPITYKKQTPPLKLFIPFQIEDTYRYKQKEEREMHKDRSKKSNNATRTVFVQVVERPPRKVILKRGIKAKDYFEYCEEVGCDVWGVLISIKEALYEPVGLWLPPNLITENTSQYAQGIEVPIDYSGQIPDGFDSFDLKPCKIMIFQGQPFKDEDFEDAISDLWEVMKTYNPEIYGFKWADQDAPRFQMEPQGYRGYIEGRPVTVAGKR, from the coding sequence ATGCAAAAATATATAGACTCTCACATCAATAAACCAATTACACTTTACAATCTTGCACAAACTTGTGGTTTTTCTCCCTGGCACGCATCAAGAGTTTTTAAGGAGCTTATTGGGAAATCACCTTTTGAATACATTCGGGCTTTAAGAATTACTAAAGCCGCTTTGAAACTAAGAGATGAAGATGTAAAGGTAATTGATGTGGCTTTTGATTTTGTTTTTGATACTCATGAAGGCTTTACAAGGGCCTTTTCCAATCAATTCGGAATCAATCCTATAACTTATAAAAAGCAGACTCCCCCTTTAAAACTGTTTATCCCTTTTCAAATTGAAGATACTTACCGTTATAAACAAAAGGAGGAAAGAGAAATGCATAAAGACAGGTCAAAAAAATCAAATAACGCCACAAGAACTGTATTTGTTCAGGTGGTTGAAAGACCACCAAGAAAGGTGATCTTAAAACGAGGAATTAAGGCTAAAGACTACTTTGAATATTGTGAGGAGGTTGGATGCGATGTTTGGGGAGTACTCATAAGCATTAAAGAGGCACTTTATGAACCGGTTGGATTATGGCTTCCGCCTAATCTGATAACCGAGAATACATCTCAATATGCGCAAGGGATAGAAGTTCCGATTGATTATTCGGGACAAATACCAGACGGATTTGATAGTTTTGATCTAAAGCCATGTAAAATAATGATCTTTCAAGGGCAACCTTTTAAAGATGAGGATTTTGAAGATGCAATTTCTGATTTATGGGAAGTAATGAAAACTTATAATCCTGAAATATATGGATTTAAATGGGCGGACCAGGATGCCCCACGTTTTCAAATGGAGCCGCAGGGTTATCGTGGATACATCGAGGGTAGGCCAGTAACAGTTGCCGGGAAAAGATAA